A part of Saimiri boliviensis isolate mSaiBol1 chromosome 11, mSaiBol1.pri, whole genome shotgun sequence genomic DNA contains:
- the RNF207 gene encoding RING finger protein 207 isoform X7 — MAWRRCAVPTVTGSAASRTWKPRTSATRADSPCARAAATRPTGLACSRVTTSWPWASEAATCPRSASVKALQTATREAIALLQAMVEEVRHSAAEEEDAIHALFGSMQDRLAERKALLLQAVQSQYEEKDKAFKEQLSHLATLLPTLQVHLVICSSFLSLANKAEFLDLGYELMERLQGIVSRPHRLRPAQSSKIASDHRAEFARCLEPLLLLGPRRVAAAVGGANTLAGGSGPKVLTGPHCPSPVGKMSGSPVQKPTLHRSMGTKVLLAEGENTPFTQHCRHYEDSYRRLQVEMQNLKDQVQELHRDLTKHHSLIKAEVMGDILRKSLQLDTRIASEHASLEGMRVIFQEVALPRTLTPAAPVRGHLGYPKTIWEESFQRVANEQEIYEAQLHDLLQLRQENAYLTTITRQITPYVLSIAKVKERLEPRFQAPVDEQSESLENTQDDSRNRAAFARNNPRSVPEKREKTSESKGNTWALNSLSEELLPQNKDHHRPKQKNGGNVPTRREHPT, encoded by the exons ATGGCGTGGAGGCGGTGCGCTGTGCCAACTGTGACCGGGAGTGCAGCGAGCAG GACGTGGAAACCACGTACTTCTGCAACACGTGCGGACAGCCCCTGTGCGCGCGCTGCCGCGACGAGACCCACCGGGCTCGCATGTTCGCGCGTCACGACATCGTGGCCCTGGGCCAGCGAAGCCGCGACGTGCCCCAGAAGTGCA TCGGTGAAGGCCCTGCAGACCGCCACGCGGGAGGCCATCGCGCTGCTGCAGGCCATGGTGGAGGAGGTGCGGCACAGCGCGGCGGAGGAGGAGGACGCCATCCACGCCCTGTTTGGCAGCATGCAG GACAGACTGGCAGAGAGGAAAGCGTTGCTGCTTCAGGCTGTGCAGAG CCAATATGAAGAGAAGGACAAGGCCTTCAAGGAGCAGCTCTCTCACTTGGCCACCTTGCTGCCCACCCTGCAG GTCCATCTGGTCATCtgctcctccttcctcagcttggccaacaaggctGAGTTCCTGGACCTGGGCTAC GAGCTGATGGAGAGGCTGCAGGGCATCGTCTCTCGGCCGCACCGCCTACGGCCTGCGCAGAGCAGCAAG ATTGCCAGTGACCACCGAGCTGAGTTCGCGCGCTGTCTGGagccgctgctgctgctggggcCGCGCCGGGTGGCAGCTGCAGTGGGTGGTGCTAACAC GCTGGCAGGGGGCTCAGGCCCCAAGGTGCTGACGGggccccactgcccctccccagtAGGAAAGATGTCGGGGTCACCCGTCCAAAAGCCCACGCTGCACCGATCCATGGGCACCAAGGTGCTGCTGGCAGAGGGCGAGAACACGCCCTTCACACAGCATTGCCGCCACTATGAGGACTCCTACCGG CGCCTGCAGGTGGAGATGCAGAACCTGAAGGACCAGGTACAGGAGCTGCACCGGGACCTCACCAAGCACCATTCACTCATCAAGGCGGAGGTCATGGGAGACATCCTGCGCAAGTCCCTGCAGCTGGACACGCGGATCGCCTCGGAGCACGCCTCCTTAGAGGGCATGAGGGTCATCTTCCAGGAGGTAGCCCTCCCAAGGACTCTAACTCCAGCCGCACCAGTCAGGGGACACCTGGGCTACCCCAAGACA ATTTGGGAGGAATCCTTTCAGCGAGTGGCTAACGAGCAGGAGATTTATGAAG CCCAGCTCCATGACCTTctccagctgaggcaggagaatgcctacCTGACCACCATCACCAGGCAGATCACGCCCTATGTCCTCTCCATTGCCAAAGTGAAGGAGCGGCTGGAGCCCAG GTTTCAGGCACCTGTGGATGAGCAGTCTGAGAGTCTAGAAAACACGCAGGACGACAGCAGGAACCGCGCGGCCTTTGCCAG GAATAATCCAAGAAGTGTCccggaaaagagagagaagacatcAGAGTCTAAAGGAAACACCTGGGCTCTGAACAGCCTCTCAGAAGAGCTTCTACCACAAAACAAGGATCATCACAGACCCAAACAGAAAAACGGGGGCAACGTCCCCACACGGAGGGAACACCCAACTTAG
- the RNF207 gene encoding RING finger protein 207 isoform X8, whose product MFARHDIVALGQRSRDVPQKCTLHAEPYLLFSTDKKLLLCIRCFRDMQGESRAHCVDLESAYVQGCERLEQAVLSVKALQTATREAIALLQAMVEEVRHSAAEEEDAIHALFGSMQDRLAERKALLLQAVQSQYEEKDKAFKEQLSHLATLLPTLQVHLVICSSFLSLANKAEFLDLGYELMERLQGIVSRPHRLRPAQSSKIASDHRAEFARCLEPLLLLGPRRVAAAVGGANTLAGGSGPKVLTGPHCPSPVGKMSGSPVQKPTLHRSMGTKVLLAEGENTPFTQHCRHYEDSYRRLQVEMQNLKDQVQELHRDLTKHHSLIKAEVMGDILRKSLQLDTRIASEHASLEGMRVIFQEVALPRTLTPAAPVRGHLGYPKTIWEESFQRVANEQEIYEAQLHDLLQLRQENAYLTTITRQITPYVLSIAKVKERLEPRFQAPVDEQSESLENTQDDSRNRAAFARNNPRSVPEKREKTSESKGNTWALNSLSEELLPQNKDHHRPKQKNGGNVPTRREHPT is encoded by the exons ATGTTCGCGCGTCACGACATCGTGGCCCTGGGCCAGCGAAGCCGCGACGTGCCCCAGAAGTGCA CGCTGCACGCAGAGCCCTACCTCCTGTTCTCCACCGACAAGAAGTTGCTGCTGTGCATCCGCTGCTTCCGCGACATGCAGGG GGAGAGCCGGGCGCACTGCGTGGACCTGGAATCGGCTTATGTGCAGGGCTGCGAGCGGCTGGAGCAGGCGGTGCTG TCGGTGAAGGCCCTGCAGACCGCCACGCGGGAGGCCATCGCGCTGCTGCAGGCCATGGTGGAGGAGGTGCGGCACAGCGCGGCGGAGGAGGAGGACGCCATCCACGCCCTGTTTGGCAGCATGCAG GACAGACTGGCAGAGAGGAAAGCGTTGCTGCTTCAGGCTGTGCAGAG CCAATATGAAGAGAAGGACAAGGCCTTCAAGGAGCAGCTCTCTCACTTGGCCACCTTGCTGCCCACCCTGCAG GTCCATCTGGTCATCtgctcctccttcctcagcttggccaacaaggctGAGTTCCTGGACCTGGGCTAC GAGCTGATGGAGAGGCTGCAGGGCATCGTCTCTCGGCCGCACCGCCTACGGCCTGCGCAGAGCAGCAAG ATTGCCAGTGACCACCGAGCTGAGTTCGCGCGCTGTCTGGagccgctgctgctgctggggcCGCGCCGGGTGGCAGCTGCAGTGGGTGGTGCTAACAC GCTGGCAGGGGGCTCAGGCCCCAAGGTGCTGACGGggccccactgcccctccccagtAGGAAAGATGTCGGGGTCACCCGTCCAAAAGCCCACGCTGCACCGATCCATGGGCACCAAGGTGCTGCTGGCAGAGGGCGAGAACACGCCCTTCACACAGCATTGCCGCCACTATGAGGACTCCTACCGG CGCCTGCAGGTGGAGATGCAGAACCTGAAGGACCAGGTACAGGAGCTGCACCGGGACCTCACCAAGCACCATTCACTCATCAAGGCGGAGGTCATGGGAGACATCCTGCGCAAGTCCCTGCAGCTGGACACGCGGATCGCCTCGGAGCACGCCTCCTTAGAGGGCATGAGGGTCATCTTCCAGGAGGTAGCCCTCCCAAGGACTCTAACTCCAGCCGCACCAGTCAGGGGACACCTGGGCTACCCCAAGACA ATTTGGGAGGAATCCTTTCAGCGAGTGGCTAACGAGCAGGAGATTTATGAAG CCCAGCTCCATGACCTTctccagctgaggcaggagaatgcctacCTGACCACCATCACCAGGCAGATCACGCCCTATGTCCTCTCCATTGCCAAAGTGAAGGAGCGGCTGGAGCCCAG GTTTCAGGCACCTGTGGATGAGCAGTCTGAGAGTCTAGAAAACACGCAGGACGACAGCAGGAACCGCGCGGCCTTTGCCAG GAATAATCCAAGAAGTGTCccggaaaagagagagaagacatcAGAGTCTAAAGGAAACACCTGGGCTCTGAACAGCCTCTCAGAAGAGCTTCTACCACAAAACAAGGATCATCACAGACCCAAACAGAAAAACGGGGGCAACGTCCCCACACGGAGGGAACACCCAACTTAG
- the RNF207 gene encoding RING finger protein 207 isoform X6, translating into MIRHDCGSRAGRGRALALLSRLSARRTWKPRTSATRADSPCARAAATRPTGLACSRVTTSWPWASEAATCPRSASVKALQTATREAIALLQAMVEEVRHSAAEEEDAIHALFGSMQDRLAERKALLLQAVQSQYEEKDKAFKEQLSHLATLLPTLQVHLVICSSFLSLANKAEFLDLGYELMERLQGIVSRPHRLRPAQSSKIASDHRAEFARCLEPLLLLGPRRVAAAVGGANTLAGGSGPKVLTGPHCPSPVGKMSGSPVQKPTLHRSMGTKVLLAEGENTPFTQHCRHYEDSYRRLQVEMQNLKDQVQELHRDLTKHHSLIKAEVMGDILRKSLQLDTRIASEHASLEGMRVIFQEVALPRTLTPAAPVRGHLGYPKTIWEESFQRVANEQEIYEAQLHDLLQLRQENAYLTTITRQITPYVLSIAKVKERLEPRFQAPVDEQSESLENTQDDSRNRAAFARNNPRSVPEKREKTSESKGNTWALNSLSEELLPQNKDHHRPKQKNGGNVPTRREHPT; encoded by the exons ATGATTCGCCACGACTGCGGTTCCCGCGCTGGCCGCGGTCGGGCTCTGGCGCTCCTGAGCCGGCTCTCGGCCCGCAGGACGTGGAAACCACGTACTTCTGCAACACGTGCGGACAGCCCCTGTGCGCGCGCTGCCGCGACGAGACCCACCGGGCTCGCATGTTCGCGCGTCACGACATCGTGGCCCTGGGCCAGCGAAGCCGCGACGTGCCCCAGAAGTGCA TCGGTGAAGGCCCTGCAGACCGCCACGCGGGAGGCCATCGCGCTGCTGCAGGCCATGGTGGAGGAGGTGCGGCACAGCGCGGCGGAGGAGGAGGACGCCATCCACGCCCTGTTTGGCAGCATGCAG GACAGACTGGCAGAGAGGAAAGCGTTGCTGCTTCAGGCTGTGCAGAG CCAATATGAAGAGAAGGACAAGGCCTTCAAGGAGCAGCTCTCTCACTTGGCCACCTTGCTGCCCACCCTGCAG GTCCATCTGGTCATCtgctcctccttcctcagcttggccaacaaggctGAGTTCCTGGACCTGGGCTAC GAGCTGATGGAGAGGCTGCAGGGCATCGTCTCTCGGCCGCACCGCCTACGGCCTGCGCAGAGCAGCAAG ATTGCCAGTGACCACCGAGCTGAGTTCGCGCGCTGTCTGGagccgctgctgctgctggggcCGCGCCGGGTGGCAGCTGCAGTGGGTGGTGCTAACAC GCTGGCAGGGGGCTCAGGCCCCAAGGTGCTGACGGggccccactgcccctccccagtAGGAAAGATGTCGGGGTCACCCGTCCAAAAGCCCACGCTGCACCGATCCATGGGCACCAAGGTGCTGCTGGCAGAGGGCGAGAACACGCCCTTCACACAGCATTGCCGCCACTATGAGGACTCCTACCGG CGCCTGCAGGTGGAGATGCAGAACCTGAAGGACCAGGTACAGGAGCTGCACCGGGACCTCACCAAGCACCATTCACTCATCAAGGCGGAGGTCATGGGAGACATCCTGCGCAAGTCCCTGCAGCTGGACACGCGGATCGCCTCGGAGCACGCCTCCTTAGAGGGCATGAGGGTCATCTTCCAGGAGGTAGCCCTCCCAAGGACTCTAACTCCAGCCGCACCAGTCAGGGGACACCTGGGCTACCCCAAGACA ATTTGGGAGGAATCCTTTCAGCGAGTGGCTAACGAGCAGGAGATTTATGAAG CCCAGCTCCATGACCTTctccagctgaggcaggagaatgcctacCTGACCACCATCACCAGGCAGATCACGCCCTATGTCCTCTCCATTGCCAAAGTGAAGGAGCGGCTGGAGCCCAG GTTTCAGGCACCTGTGGATGAGCAGTCTGAGAGTCTAGAAAACACGCAGGACGACAGCAGGAACCGCGCGGCCTTTGCCAG GAATAATCCAAGAAGTGTCccggaaaagagagagaagacatcAGAGTCTAAAGGAAACACCTGGGCTCTGAACAGCCTCTCAGAAGAGCTTCTACCACAAAACAAGGATCATCACAGACCCAAACAGAAAAACGGGGGCAACGTCCCCACACGGAGGGAACACCCAACTTAG